The Biomphalaria glabrata chromosome 7, xgBioGlab47.1, whole genome shotgun sequence region attttttattttttttattatctttcaTTTCATCCAAGAACTAGGTCATGTTTGAACTGATTTGAAATGAAGCAGGAGGTCAGTTATACAGCCGCATAGAGATTCCGAATGAATTATGATGAGTCAATGTATTGTGACACATTAGACTAGcgtagataagataagataagatacagtcAAATGCTAAACACCTAAAGATAATACTCTGTGATTGCTATTTTACGaagtatatttattatatatatataaaaatgccAATCTAaacattagttgttgttttattcatagttctgtatttaaaataaatattcatatttaaaaaaatgtcaatgctTGTTaaagttcacaaaaaaaaagtttgggtcCAATAATAACCAAATACTGAAAATACGTTTTAATTAATAACGccaaaccttaaaaaaaaaagagtaaaatatACAGCTATTAATGTTAGCACTCTAGAGTCTGGACAAACATAAGAAGAAACAagcaatttatatattatttttaagccAGCGAAACTTTGCCAGAACTAATCATAAGATTAATGAAGAAAGTAATACAGGTCAGACACTAGCGAGAAGTAGAACAAcctgaaaatgttaaaaatctCTTCGTTTAAAGAAACGTTTCAACTAAGTAATACTTTTGTGTGTTGTTAGAATTGCTGCCATTTAAGCCaaacaaagtttgaaaaaaTTCTAAAGttgataaaaatatatacaaagtaaaataaaaaaaatagaaatgtataGAATTGTTATATCTTATAAGAAAAAGGtcaaagtttatttattgttcAATTCTCTTGTATAATGCAtgaatgtaaactatttaaaaatgtatatggaTAGCTTAAAAGATACATGAAATGTGACATATTAACCTCTCAATGTCAAGGCCAGCTGAATAGGATTGTCCACAACGACGATTCCATGATAACTTATTTTTGGTTTCTCGCCGCGTTTGGGCTCAGTCTTATCATTAAGCTCAACTTTGACCTTCCTTAAGACATGAACCAAAGCTAATTTTAGTTCCAAGTAGGCCAACCTCATCCCAAGACAGAGTCTGGGGCCACTGCCAAACGGAACGAAGCTTAAGGAATCTCTCTTGCTGACATTCTCTTCAGAAAATCTTTCTGGGTCAAACTGTTCAGGCTGTGGAAAGTGTTTGGGATCCATCATGATCTGGTCAAGTAGCACCATCACCCAGGCACCTTGGGGTACAGTGACATCGCCATATGTTTTGGTTTCCAGAGCCTTTCTGGTGATGATAGGGAGGGGTGGGAACAGTCGCAGAGTCTCGTCCAGAACCTGCTCCATGTatttgagtttgtttacttcttCATATGTTGGAGTCTCCGACTGAATTACTTCTTGAATCTCGAGCAACAACTTTTCCTGCatagaaaagtttttaaaaattatataattatataattgatcaatgttttatataaaacaagaaCAGACTCACAACAGAAACACAACAGAAACTTTCACTGTTCAAGAATATTTCCTATTCATAAGTTTACTTCtatttaatcttatttttttagttaaactacaAGACATCTATGGAAAGGAACTTTTCACGTATGTCttagggttgttgtttttttttttgaacaactTCAACAACTTAAAAGAATAATACATAAGAGACGTGCACCTCCTTTGAAAATGCTTTTTAGGATCCCTGAGAGTGTCCGTTAACGGTCTAGTTTGCGCCGTATATTGACCATTGATATCAAGAATGAGAAGTTGACTCTTCACTGACTCTTCTGTCTGGAGGTTTCCAATCAACGAGATggttatattattattcaatCACATTCGATGGATATTCGTTTGACATAGGGCTCCTTGAGCCCGCCTGGGTTCAACCATTCCTCCGTATTTCGTTACTGTACCGCCACTAACCGTGAAGGAGCAGTCACCGCAGGATCTAGCCCCCGAGAACTGCTTGGCGCATGTGATGGTTTAGCTGTGTATTCCTTACACCctctaaaagttaaatgattGTTTGACAGAACACGAGGTGGAACCCCAACGCTATTCCCTAACAGACGTTGTCACGAGGCACCAGGATGAGGCCGGGCCCTCGCACTCAAGGAAGAGCTCAGGTGCCATATTGTCTTAGCCAGCATAGATAGAGCAGCAAATAGCTTCGAGACAGATAAGTGTGGGGCATCTCTTACAAAGAACctggatacacatttgaaaacaaagtttacattttattactattaggAAATCTTTCTCtgattttttagcggcccccgaaaggggaaaagacgctattagttttgtgcgaaatgtctgtccgtctgaccgtctgtccgtccgtcccgtttagatctcgtaaactagaaaagatattgaaaatccgacatcgcaatattttagaccattcaaagttctgatacaacgactacttttttttttcctgaaagcgaaaaatctaattttttaaatcagttatgcaagcagtttttttaaagaaaaaaaagctaattagtatacattataagttagacctaatttaaaacgaatagtaatcttataaacttcattttcttaaacatttttataatgtaACGTTAGTGAGAATTCAAATGAAAGATAcatcctttacaaaacaattacattatgtaaagaccaggagaggctcggtaaaCCGCTTAGCTTCCGAAACGAGGGTCCCggattcaaatcctggtgaagactgggattttcaacgtcggaatccttgggcgcctctgagtctaaacagctctaatgggtacctgacattagttggggaaaagtaaagacggttggtcgttgtgctggctacatgacaccctcgttaaccgtaggccacaaaaacagatgaactttacatcaactgccctatagaccacaaggtcttaaaggggaactaattaggccaggttcacatctaacctggcattcacttgcacctatcctttgatccgcagcaccattggggcactacacaagatctgtcaaccttctttctccattcttatctctcatttgtctttgatataatttcatttggatgttctttctgaaaatattgaagcctgcctgggtggaccttttcgggggccgattttaagtttgtgtttccacacaaactgtctttgtaaccttgttaaatataattttgaagaaatatatatattatagcttttatagcATGCTTACAGTGCTAAGATCCAATCtcgtttgtggaccagtggtagAGGAGGGGGTATTTGGGAAAAGGtgttccgtgctgcctttaggctttcagtaaacacaactttgcTCATTTAACATTGATCTCTTCatatgtagccaagccaagccaagttcagaCGTACTTAGCTTCTTGACCACGCTTTCCACAATACTAAGAAACTAACTTGCAATCGCTCTTACCTGAACATCCTGATGCTGGGCCAGGAGATAGAGACAAAACTGTAACGTGGTGGATGTTGTTTCAAACCCTGCAAAAAGGATCAATATGGACTGGCCTATCAGTTCTTTTTCTGACATGTTTTTAGGGAGGTCATCCCAGGATTCACTTTTAGCAACCTCtgtcaagaaataaataatatttttaaaaatcgtttCATCATGGTAATCTATTATTACTTTGGtggaaataaataatttataatatattttggaAATATAAAGTACAAATAAAGTGGCATAATtatctaaaattaattttaagggTATATACAATAAACACTATTACCACTAACTATCTGAATAATCTTGTATCCTTATAACTATTCttacaagaaaatatataatCATATTCACAAGACAAGtctaattcttttgttttttttaatggccacattttaaatgtttttcaaaagatttttaactgTCAATTATGTTCGTGGATGTTTTACTTTCGAAGATGTATTGAACTAAATGATGCCTGCTTGGTCGTGTGCTATGCGCTCtgggtggtcccgggttcaaaccctgcacgcTTCTATCCCTCTTAGTCCTGCAGGAGTTTGGGCTAGgttttaattatcttcaaatctgaaggaacatccgaaacatgtaaaacatccttAAGCATGTACAACATTTACAAACAGGAATGAATGGTGTCTGAAATTTAATATAGGGAGATCAAGAGAGACACCAAGAGACAAACCAAGAGACAGACCAAGAGACAGACTCAGAGACAGACCAATGGCAGACCAAGAGACAGACTTTCTTACTGACCGTTCAATTCCACATTGTCATTGTCTCCTAATTCTTTCGCTTGGATCAAACTTTGCAGTAGATCTTTCGGCAATTTGCCGCCTTCCTTCAAGATTTCTTGTCTCTCCGACACCGTCTTTGTTAAAACATGCTTGAAATACCTGTCTGCTTCCAGGTTGACCTGGTCAAACGACTGAAGACCTAAAGTCTGTTAAGAACAATACGATCCTTTATTAGGAGAGAAG contains the following coding sequences:
- the LOC106074587 gene encoding cytochrome P450 3A24-like, which produces MFWSKDFNNFTDRAVGVITRSYLKHGLFFLQGRSWRRMRHILSPSFTTGKLKHTSLTIDQAAQRLTSVLESLARKGELLPIKYISGQYTSEIIARTGFGLETHCLGEEDDEFTQMCKSLIKIHGPIRNLLTTFLLFFPRLHTFLSNTLGLQSFDQVNLEADRYFKHVLTKTVSERQEILKEGGKLPKDLLQSLIQAKELGDNDNVELNEVAKSESWDDLPKNMSEKELIGQSILILFAGFETTSTTLQFCLYLLAQHQDVQEKLLLEIQEVIQSETPTYEEVNKLKYMEQVLDETLRLFPPLPIITRKALETKTYGDVTVPQGAWVMVLLDQIMMDPKHFPQPEQFDPERFSEENVSKRDSLSFVPFGSGPRLCLGMRLAYLELKLALVHVLRKVKVELNDKTEPKRGEKPKISYHGIVVVDNPIQLALTLRG